A section of the Leptospira noumeaensis genome encodes:
- the rbfA gene encoding 30S ribosome-binding factor RbfA translates to MNPIRMKKLESEIIRLISTAILEGKVKDPRVFLPSFHRIEISEDLQYAKVYFTALCNNNERKKLTQGLVSCAGFLSSLVGKNLRLHTNPRFTFVWDNNYIKSLEVNRLIDESAPKTLFEELHPEESETEDEDDDSDSDPKSPS, encoded by the coding sequence ATGAATCCCATTCGAATGAAAAAACTCGAATCGGAGATCATTCGCCTTATCTCCACAGCAATTTTGGAAGGCAAGGTAAAAGACCCTCGGGTCTTTTTACCGAGTTTCCATCGGATTGAGATCAGTGAAGACCTCCAATATGCAAAAGTGTATTTTACTGCTCTTTGCAATAATAACGAAAGAAAAAAACTCACACAAGGCCTAGTTTCTTGTGCCGGTTTTCTATCTTCTCTTGTGGGAAAAAATCTCCGCCTTCATACCAATCCAAGATTTACATTTGTCTGGGACAATAACTACATCAAAAGTTTAGAAGTGAATCGTCTGATCGATGAATCCGCTCCCAAAACTCTTTTCGAAGAACTCCATCCAGAAGAATCTGAAACCGAAGACGAGGATGATGATTCCGATTCGGATCCAAAATCACCATCCTAA
- the pnp gene encoding polyribonucleotide nucleotidyltransferase: MATEFTGSWGRDSITIETGKWAKQAHGSVVYKTGNLVLLATVCAADEPKEGQDFFPLTCEYTEKAYSVGRFPGGYFKREAKPAEHEVLLSRILDRPIRPMFPEGYFSEVQLLVQVLSADKQVSVQGHAINAASAALSVSSIPFAGPIAGARIGRIGGEFVLNPTNEEITKSDLDLVVAGTKDAIVMIEGEANEISKEDMMAALRFAQEQLKVAVAMQEELAKKNGTVKKEVVLKAPDKELHAKIREFAFDRLTAANKNADKAKRNDDIKAINKETVEHFKTLLAPEDKTKDIKHFLHELEYEVVRELVLGEGIRFDGRKTNEIRQISCEVDVLPGPHGSAVFTRGQTQSLGVVTLGTTSDNQRYETLEGSKEKNFMLHYNFPAFSVGEVRRNSGPGRREIGHGNLAERAIKKVLPSQTDFPYVIRIVSEILESNGSSSMASVCSGTLALMAGGVPISGPVSGIAMGLFSDEKGRFAVLSDIAGIEDHFGDMDFKLAGTKKGITAFQMDLKVNGLGLEVLQKAIEQAEVGRDHILGEMNKSISSVKGNLSNNAPRITLKQIPKDRIGELIGPGGKMIRAIIEQSGSEISVDDTGKVTIASPSEEAKDKAIAMIDGIFEEIEVGKIYDGVIKRIADFGAFVEILPGKEGLCHISKLDVKRVQSVRDIVSEGDKIQVKVISVDKMGKIDLSRKDVLLDN, translated from the coding sequence ATGGCTACAGAGTTCACTGGTTCTTGGGGTAGAGACTCTATCACCATTGAGACCGGCAAGTGGGCAAAACAAGCTCACGGGTCGGTTGTATACAAAACCGGAAATTTAGTTCTTCTCGCAACCGTTTGTGCTGCTGACGAACCAAAAGAAGGACAAGATTTTTTCCCACTTACTTGCGAATACACAGAGAAAGCCTACTCGGTAGGTCGTTTTCCTGGTGGTTACTTCAAACGCGAAGCAAAACCAGCAGAACACGAAGTGTTACTTTCCAGAATTCTGGATCGTCCAATTCGCCCTATGTTTCCAGAAGGATACTTCTCTGAAGTACAACTTCTCGTTCAAGTTTTATCAGCAGACAAACAAGTATCTGTCCAAGGCCATGCGATTAACGCAGCTTCGGCAGCACTTTCCGTATCTTCCATTCCTTTCGCTGGCCCTATCGCTGGTGCTCGTATCGGTCGTATCGGTGGAGAATTTGTTCTCAACCCTACGAACGAAGAGATTACAAAATCTGATTTGGATTTGGTAGTTGCGGGAACCAAAGATGCCATCGTCATGATCGAAGGGGAAGCAAACGAAATCTCCAAAGAAGATATGATGGCGGCTCTACGTTTTGCACAAGAACAACTCAAAGTTGCTGTTGCAATGCAAGAAGAGTTGGCAAAGAAAAACGGAACAGTAAAAAAGGAAGTTGTTTTAAAAGCGCCTGACAAAGAACTTCACGCAAAAATTCGTGAGTTTGCTTTTGATCGTTTGACGGCTGCTAACAAAAATGCAGACAAAGCAAAACGTAATGATGACATCAAAGCCATCAACAAAGAGACAGTAGAACATTTTAAAACTCTACTGGCTCCAGAAGACAAAACAAAAGATATCAAACATTTCCTACATGAATTAGAATATGAAGTGGTTCGTGAACTTGTGCTCGGCGAAGGAATTCGTTTTGACGGTCGTAAAACCAATGAAATTCGTCAAATTTCTTGTGAAGTGGATGTTCTTCCTGGTCCTCATGGATCGGCAGTGTTCACTCGTGGACAAACCCAATCACTTGGTGTTGTGACTCTAGGAACTACTTCTGACAACCAAAGATATGAAACTTTGGAAGGTTCGAAAGAAAAGAACTTTATGTTGCACTACAATTTCCCTGCATTCTCTGTGGGAGAGGTGCGTCGTAACTCAGGTCCTGGAAGGCGTGAAATTGGTCACGGAAACTTGGCGGAACGTGCGATCAAAAAAGTCCTTCCATCACAAACTGACTTTCCTTATGTGATTCGAATTGTATCTGAAATTTTAGAATCCAATGGATCTTCCTCTATGGCTTCCGTTTGTTCGGGAACCTTGGCTCTTATGGCCGGTGGAGTTCCGATTTCTGGTCCCGTTTCAGGAATTGCTATGGGTCTTTTCAGTGATGAAAAGGGTCGATTTGCAGTGCTTTCTGACATTGCTGGAATCGAAGATCATTTTGGTGATATGGATTTCAAACTCGCAGGAACCAAAAAAGGGATCACTGCTTTCCAAATGGATCTAAAAGTCAACGGACTTGGTTTGGAAGTTTTACAAAAGGCCATTGAACAAGCAGAAGTGGGTCGCGACCACATCCTTGGCGAAATGAACAAATCCATTTCTTCCGTAAAAGGAAATTTGAGTAACAATGCACCACGCATCACTCTCAAACAAATTCCAAAAGATCGAATTGGTGAACTCATTGGCCCTGGTGGTAAAATGATCCGTGCGATCATCGAACAATCCGGTTCTGAAATTTCCGTAGATGATACTGGTAAAGTAACCATTGCTTCTCCAAGTGAAGAAGCAAAAGACAAAGCCATTGCTATGATCGATGGAATTTTTGAAGAAATCGAAGTAGGAAAAATCTACGACGGTGTGATCAAACGAATTGCTGACTTTGGTGCCTTCGTTGAAATTCTTCCAGGAAAAGAGGGCCTTTGCCACATCTCTAAACTAGATGTGAAACGAGTGCAATCGGTTCGTGATATCGTTTCTGAAGGGGACAAAATCCAAGTGAAGGTGATTTCCGTTGATAAAATGGGGAAAATTGACCTTTCCAGAAAGGATGTTCTTTTAGACAACTAA
- the rpsO gene encoding 30S ribosomal protein S15 has translation MITKEQKQQIIATFGSKPNDTGSAEVQIALLDSRIKDLTEHFKANKKDFHSRRGLIAMVNQRKSLLEYLKKSNVESYKKLIEKLGLRK, from the coding sequence ATGATCACAAAAGAACAAAAACAGCAGATCATTGCTACATTCGGTAGCAAACCAAACGACACAGGTTCTGCAGAAGTACAAATCGCTCTTCTCGACTCTCGAATCAAAGACCTTACTGAGCACTTCAAAGCGAACAAGAAGGACTTTCACTCTCGCCGCGGTCTAATCGCAATGGTGAACCAGAGAAAGAGTTTGTTGGAATACCTTAAAAAGTCCAACGTGGAAAGTTATAAAAAGCTGATTGAAAAACTCGGCCTTAGGAAGTAA
- a CDS encoding M16 family metallopeptidase produces MVSVVECKRTVLPNGLTVLFQPMKHASSMGVGVFLKQGSLAETNSEHGYFHFLEHMLFKDTKTRTSKEIAESIERVGGILNGSTGREYTQYYVVAIKNQAELAFEILSDMLFRPLFRKEDIQTEKGVIMEEMRSYEDAPDDFVYDYYFRNIFGKSPYGRDIIGTKKSVTGVSEKSIRTFFEKHYFPKNMVISVSGNFTWEKILDLTNKYFSFENPKGKNPTELIIPAPKKSYSKHLERRKIEQFHIMLGVNGNKRDYRTVTVTQLISTILGGGMASRLFQNIREKEGLCYSIYSFPSYYKTTGLFSISSATSKEKAARCVELILRELESISKNGFSKSELADAKSNQMGSIAIGYELPENRMNNIGLQEIYYGKYFSLEDRMKSIKSVTLDEINETAKQLFDLKKVHLSCVGDMSESQFSKIPTQFGG; encoded by the coding sequence ATGGTTTCTGTCGTCGAATGCAAACGAACCGTTTTACCCAATGGGTTAACGGTTCTCTTCCAACCTATGAAACACGCATCCTCTATGGGGGTGGGTGTTTTTTTGAAACAAGGCAGTCTTGCCGAAACCAATTCCGAACATGGATACTTTCACTTTTTAGAGCATATGCTCTTTAAAGATACAAAAACACGGACAAGTAAAGAAATCGCTGAATCCATAGAAAGAGTGGGTGGAATTTTAAATGGTTCCACTGGACGTGAATACACGCAGTACTATGTAGTTGCCATCAAAAACCAAGCGGAACTGGCTTTTGAAATTCTTTCTGATATGCTCTTTCGTCCTCTTTTTCGAAAAGAAGACATCCAAACAGAGAAGGGTGTCATTATGGAAGAGATGCGTTCTTACGAAGATGCCCCTGATGATTTTGTATACGACTATTACTTCCGGAATATCTTTGGGAAGTCACCTTACGGCCGTGATATCATTGGCACTAAAAAATCAGTCACCGGTGTGAGTGAAAAATCCATTCGCACTTTTTTTGAAAAACACTATTTCCCTAAGAATATGGTGATTTCTGTATCTGGAAATTTCACTTGGGAAAAAATCTTAGACCTAACCAACAAATATTTTTCTTTTGAAAATCCTAAGGGCAAAAATCCTACGGAACTCATCATTCCTGCGCCTAAAAAAAGTTATTCGAAACATTTGGAACGCCGTAAAATCGAACAGTTCCATATCATGCTTGGTGTGAATGGAAACAAAAGAGATTATCGAACAGTGACTGTCACCCAACTCATCTCTACTATCCTTGGTGGGGGAATGGCATCTAGGCTTTTCCAAAATATCCGAGAAAAAGAAGGACTATGTTACAGCATTTATAGTTTCCCTTCGTATTACAAAACTACCGGATTATTTTCTATATCTTCAGCGACATCAAAAGAAAAGGCTGCACGCTGTGTGGAACTGATTCTACGGGAATTGGAAAGTATTTCCAAAAATGGATTCTCCAAATCGGAGCTTGCGGATGCAAAGTCCAACCAAATGGGCTCGATTGCTATAGGGTATGAACTTCCAGAAAACCGAATGAATAATATTGGCCTCCAAGAAATCTACTATGGAAAGTATTTTTCTTTGGAAGACCGAATGAAGTCCATCAAGTCGGTGACCTTGGACGAAATCAATGAAACCGCAAAACAGTTGTTTGATTTAAAAAAGGTTCATTTGTCTTGTGTGGGAGATATGTCAGAATCTCAGTTTTCCAAAATCCCCACGCAGTTTGGTGGTTAG
- the dut gene encoding dUTP diphosphatase, with protein sequence MKLPEIHIQILKEGAVLPEYKTSGSAGMDLSVCLSENLILPKGEVVFVPTGLAMSIPEGYEGQIRPRSGFSTKNRIMMPNSPGTIDSDYRGEILIPLLNLSGTDFVLEPGTRVAQIVFQAVAQLPVQVVTELSNTERGAGGFGSTGK encoded by the coding sequence ATGAAATTACCTGAAATTCACATTCAGATTTTAAAAGAGGGAGCAGTTCTCCCAGAATACAAAACCTCTGGTTCCGCAGGAATGGATTTGTCGGTTTGCCTTTCTGAAAACCTCATCCTTCCGAAAGGCGAAGTGGTCTTTGTTCCCACAGGACTTGCCATGTCGATCCCGGAAGGATACGAAGGACAAATTCGACCAAGGAGTGGCTTCTCCACAAAGAACCGAATTATGATGCCAAATAGCCCCGGAACCATCGATTCTGATTACCGGGGAGAAATTCTTATCCCACTATTGAACCTGAGCGGGACTGACTTTGTTTTGGAGCCTGGAACTCGGGTGGCACAAATTGTGTTCCAAGCAGTGGCACAGCTTCCTGTCCAAGTGGTAACAGAACTTTCTAACACAGAAAGGGGAGCTGGCGGGTTTGGAAGCACTGGAAAATAA
- the flgG gene encoding flagellar basal-body rod protein FlgG, producing the protein MMRSLWTGATGMIAQQFHIDTVANNLANVNTTGFKKNRVDFEDLVYQHQVLAGTPATSVSEIPTGVNVGHGVKVAATQKLFEIGSFQATGNKLDLALTGEMAFFKIQMPDGTFSYSRDGSYKIDSNQQVVTSNGYLLEPPIILPENAILNTLMVSEEGEVTVKIGNDIRPTTIGQLELYRFVNPAGLQAVGKNLFRETVASGPEIPGMPSQEGYGSVLQGFLEMSNVKIVEEMVNMIVAQRAYESNSKTIQTSDNMLSTAIGLKR; encoded by the coding sequence ATGATGCGATCCCTTTGGACCGGTGCTACCGGAATGATTGCCCAACAATTCCATATTGATACGGTTGCCAACAACTTGGCCAACGTAAACACCACTGGTTTCAAAAAGAATCGTGTGGACTTCGAAGATTTAGTCTACCAACACCAAGTGCTTGCGGGAACTCCAGCCACCTCTGTTTCCGAAATTCCTACCGGTGTGAATGTGGGCCATGGGGTGAAAGTCGCCGCCACACAGAAGTTATTCGAAATTGGATCATTTCAAGCCACAGGAAATAAACTGGACCTGGCCCTTACAGGTGAGATGGCATTTTTCAAAATTCAAATGCCGGATGGAACTTTCTCTTACTCAAGAGACGGATCTTACAAAATTGATTCCAACCAACAAGTGGTTACATCAAACGGTTACTTACTCGAACCACCCATCATCTTACCAGAGAATGCCATTCTCAATACTTTAATGGTTTCCGAAGAAGGAGAAGTGACGGTAAAAATCGGAAACGATATCCGTCCTACAACCATAGGCCAATTGGAACTCTACCGATTTGTAAACCCAGCAGGTCTTCAGGCCGTTGGTAAAAACTTATTTCGAGAAACAGTCGCGTCTGGTCCTGAAATTCCAGGGATGCCATCACAAGAAGGATACGGAAGTGTTTTACAAGGATTTTTAGAAATGAGTAACGTTAAAATCGTAGAAGAGATGGTGAATATGATTGTGGCACAAAGGGCTTACGAATCCAATTCCAAAACCATACAAACATCAGATAACATGCTTTCAACGGCAATTGGTTTGAAACGTTAA
- the infB gene encoding translation initiation factor IF-2 yields MEEQKSIKETLQQGASGDKTKKKLVIKKKAAPADEKKESGASPQSTEAKTTSPASDKKKDLNELIREEAKRQGLGSGPQAPSQASPIVSRPERKPEPQAERERPPMDRKPESILSGDTSSPNYRSGGGAGQGGQQGGGNQGYFRKEDRNPIVSRPTTPRPQRPEGQGTGYQGNRGPGQGGGGYQGNRGPGQGGGGYQGNRGPGQGGGGYQGNRGPGQGGGGYQGNRGPGQGGPGGYQGNRGARPIGQGGPGAGRPPGDAPFGAPGGPPGAGGASGAKKKVFDKEKGGREENENTKFFKQSFRKQKAQAAALAAVPKEISILENIQVGEIAKKLNLKPGEVISKLMKMGMMVTINNVIDAETASILADDYGCKVKIVSLYDETVIEEEKDVPEDYITRPPVVTIMGHVDHGKTKLLDTIRSSRVAEGESGGITQHIGAYQVETERGKIAFLDTPGHEAFTSMRARGASVTDIVVLVVAADDGVMPQTIEAINHAKEAEVPIIVAVNKIDLPAANPEKVRQELSNYGLQPEEWGGTTIFCDISAKSNIGIDKLLEMLIIQAELLDHKANPKRKAKGTIVEAKLDPGRGAVATVLIQNGTLRVGDAFVAGVHAGRVRAMYDDLGRSIREAGPSFPALVTGLDGVPDAGAPFDVVIDDKEARTISHSRQDYERLGQSKNAATRVTLDNMSEIIKQGALKELKVIIKADVRGSTEAVKEALEKLSTVDVRLNVIHAGTGAIVDSDIILASASNAIVIGFHTRANPKTVSLAEKEKVEIKYYSIIYDVVNEVKASMEGMLEPEKVENVIGKVEIRDVFKISKVGNIAGCMVKSGKVTKQAYVRVISSESGEITWEGKIKNLKRMKDDVADVLSGFECGILLDGFNDFSVGDEIEAYEIREIARKL; encoded by the coding sequence ATGGAAGAGCAAAAATCGATTAAAGAAACCCTCCAGCAGGGAGCCAGTGGTGACAAAACCAAGAAAAAGCTTGTCATCAAGAAAAAAGCGGCACCTGCAGATGAGAAAAAAGAATCCGGTGCGAGTCCGCAAAGCACAGAAGCCAAAACAACTTCTCCTGCTTCGGACAAAAAGAAGGATTTGAATGAACTCATTCGTGAGGAAGCCAAAAGACAGGGACTCGGTTCCGGTCCACAAGCTCCTTCCCAAGCATCACCCATTGTGTCCCGGCCAGAAAGAAAACCGGAACCACAAGCAGAAAGAGAAAGACCTCCGATGGATCGTAAACCCGAATCCATCCTTTCTGGTGATACATCTTCTCCTAACTACCGCTCCGGTGGTGGCGCTGGCCAAGGCGGCCAACAAGGAGGAGGAAACCAAGGTTATTTTAGAAAAGAAGATCGTAACCCGATTGTTTCGCGTCCTACGACTCCGCGTCCCCAAAGACCGGAAGGTCAAGGTACTGGCTACCAAGGAAATCGTGGACCTGGACAAGGTGGCGGTGGCTACCAAGGAAATCGTGGACCTGGACAAGGTGGCGGTGGCTACCAAGGAAATCGTGGACCTGGACAAGGCGGCGGTGGCTACCAAGGAAATCGTGGACCTGGACAAGGCGGCGGTGGCTACCAAGGAAATCGTGGACCTGGACAAGGTGGCCCTGGTGGCTACCAAGGGAATCGCGGAGCAAGACCCATCGGTCAAGGTGGCCCTGGTGCAGGTAGACCTCCTGGTGATGCTCCTTTTGGTGCGCCCGGTGGACCTCCCGGCGCTGGCGGTGCCAGTGGTGCCAAAAAGAAAGTATTCGATAAAGAAAAGGGCGGAAGAGAAGAAAACGAAAACACTAAGTTTTTCAAACAATCTTTTCGTAAACAGAAGGCACAGGCTGCCGCTTTAGCAGCTGTTCCTAAAGAAATCTCCATTTTGGAAAACATCCAAGTGGGAGAAATCGCTAAAAAACTGAATTTAAAACCTGGTGAAGTCATCAGTAAACTCATGAAAATGGGAATGATGGTAACCATCAATAATGTGATTGATGCAGAAACTGCGTCCATCCTTGCCGATGATTACGGTTGTAAGGTGAAGATTGTATCCCTTTACGATGAAACTGTCATCGAAGAAGAAAAGGATGTACCGGAAGACTACATCACTCGTCCTCCAGTGGTTACCATCATGGGTCACGTTGACCATGGTAAAACAAAACTTCTCGATACCATTCGTTCTTCACGAGTGGCAGAAGGTGAGTCTGGTGGAATCACTCAGCACATTGGTGCTTATCAAGTAGAAACAGAACGCGGTAAAATCGCTTTCCTCGATACACCTGGTCACGAAGCCTTCACTTCCATGAGAGCACGTGGTGCCTCGGTTACTGACATTGTTGTGTTAGTTGTTGCAGCAGACGATGGGGTCATGCCTCAAACGATTGAAGCCATCAACCACGCCAAAGAAGCAGAAGTGCCAATCATTGTTGCGGTAAACAAAATTGATTTACCAGCCGCTAACCCGGAAAAGGTGAGACAAGAACTTTCTAACTACGGATTACAACCGGAAGAGTGGGGTGGAACTACCATCTTCTGTGATATCTCTGCAAAAAGTAATATTGGAATCGATAAACTTCTTGAGATGCTCATCATCCAAGCAGAACTTCTCGACCACAAAGCCAATCCAAAACGAAAAGCAAAAGGAACCATTGTCGAAGCAAAACTCGATCCAGGTCGTGGTGCAGTGGCAACGGTTCTCATCCAAAACGGAACTCTTCGTGTAGGAGATGCTTTTGTTGCGGGAGTGCACGCAGGTCGTGTGCGAGCCATGTATGACGATTTAGGCAGATCCATCCGTGAAGCTGGACCTTCTTTCCCTGCCCTTGTGACAGGACTTGATGGAGTTCCGGATGCAGGAGCGCCATTCGATGTGGTGATTGATGACAAAGAAGCACGAACCATTTCTCATAGCCGTCAGGATTATGAAAGACTAGGCCAATCGAAAAATGCGGCCACTCGTGTGACTCTCGACAATATGAGTGAGATCATCAAACAAGGTGCTCTCAAAGAACTCAAAGTCATTATCAAAGCGGACGTTCGCGGATCTACAGAAGCTGTGAAAGAAGCATTAGAAAAACTTTCTACTGTTGATGTTCGTCTGAACGTAATCCATGCAGGAACAGGTGCCATAGTTGATTCCGATATCATTTTGGCATCGGCTTCGAACGCCATCGTGATTGGTTTCCACACTCGTGCGAATCCAAAAACGGTCTCTCTTGCAGAGAAAGAAAAAGTAGAAATCAAATACTACAGTATCATCTACGATGTTGTGAACGAGGTGAAAGCTTCCATGGAAGGAATGCTCGAACCAGAAAAAGTAGAAAACGTAATCGGTAAGGTAGAAATCCGTGACGTATTCAAAATTTCTAAAGTGGGTAACATTGCAGGTTGTATGGTTAAATCTGGTAAGGTCACAAAACAAGCTTATGTTCGAGTGATCTCGAGCGAGTCTGGTGAAATCACTTGGGAAGGTAAGATCAAAAACCTCAAACGTATGAAAGACGATGTGGCTGATGTTCTTAGTGGATTTGAGTGCGGTATCTTACTCGATGGTTTCAACGACTTTTCTGTGGGTGATGAAATCGAAGCATACGAGATCCGAGAGATTGCTCGTAAACTGTAA
- the nusA gene encoding transcription termination factor NusA, protein MATKQATKETGLFEAIQQFCQDKSLDRELVLGVIRDSLLAAYRKKVGLEAETDDRCQVDFGSDNKNEIIISVLRDVVEDKTTNPLEISLEEATKLDPSAQVGTQMRVFEKPQDLSRVLSSQAKQMVFQRLRDMEKELLYQEYKSKEGELTHGYFQRWKKDIMSIDLGKVEGIMLKKDQNPGEKYRQGDRLKAIISRVELRPREPMPVITLSRASGDFVKKLFEMEIPEVYDGIVEIRDVARIPSYRTKVVVTTSKSDVDPVGACVGMKGVRIQAIVRELGNERIDIVLHSDEPSVFIANAISPAKPVEVHVDRKRGDALVIVPDESLSLAIGINGSNVKLVSQLSGFKIDIKTVSQYNQELASPEAREKLDRLFNAQQEAMEESDDQYGESADEEEEDSGYTPLSEVPGLTPRIVGLLEAGGIKNVETLLEFSQEELSKISGIGKTTAEQILRLLRESIEWVEEG, encoded by the coding sequence ATGGCGACAAAACAAGCAACGAAAGAAACTGGGCTATTCGAAGCCATCCAACAATTCTGTCAGGATAAATCTCTTGATAGAGAACTCGTACTCGGTGTCATTCGAGACTCACTTCTCGCCGCCTATCGGAAAAAAGTCGGATTGGAAGCGGAAACAGATGACCGTTGCCAAGTAGACTTCGGGTCCGACAACAAAAACGAAATCATCATCTCTGTCCTTCGTGACGTGGTAGAAGATAAAACAACAAACCCTCTAGAGATTTCTCTGGAAGAAGCAACCAAATTGGATCCTTCTGCACAAGTGGGAACCCAAATGCGTGTGTTTGAAAAACCACAAGACCTTTCTCGGGTTCTTTCTAGCCAAGCCAAACAAATGGTTTTCCAACGTCTTCGTGACATGGAAAAGGAATTACTCTACCAAGAATATAAATCCAAAGAAGGGGAACTCACTCACGGGTACTTCCAACGTTGGAAAAAAGACATCATGTCCATCGACCTCGGTAAGGTAGAAGGGATCATGCTGAAAAAAGACCAGAACCCAGGGGAAAAATACCGCCAAGGGGATCGTCTGAAAGCCATCATTTCTAGGGTAGAACTCAGACCCCGCGAACCAATGCCTGTCATCACACTCTCCCGTGCATCGGGTGACTTTGTGAAAAAACTCTTCGAGATGGAAATTCCTGAAGTGTATGATGGCATCGTGGAAATTCGTGATGTCGCTCGTATCCCGTCTTACAGAACCAAGGTGGTTGTTACCACTAGTAAGTCTGACGTAGACCCTGTGGGTGCTTGCGTAGGGATGAAGGGAGTTCGGATCCAAGCCATCGTCAGAGAACTTGGAAACGAAAGGATCGACATTGTCCTTCATTCGGATGAACCAAGTGTATTTATCGCCAATGCTATTTCTCCTGCAAAACCAGTAGAAGTGCATGTGGACAGAAAAAGAGGAGATGCTCTTGTCATCGTTCCGGATGAATCTCTTTCTCTTGCCATCGGAATCAACGGATCGAACGTAAAACTCGTATCTCAACTTTCCGGTTTCAAAATTGATATCAAAACAGTATCCCAATACAACCAGGAACTAGCTTCTCCAGAAGCTCGTGAAAAACTGGATCGACTCTTCAATGCCCAACAAGAAGCAATGGAAGAGTCAGATGACCAATATGGTGAAAGTGCAGACGAGGAAGAAGAGGATTCCGGATACACTCCGTTATCCGAAGTTCCTGGACTCACTCCAAGGATCGTTGGTCTTCTCGAAGCCGGCGGGATCAAAAATGTGGAAACCCTTCTCGAGTTCAGCCAAGAGGAACTTTCGAAAATTTCCGGAATCGGGAAAACAACAGCAGAGCAAATTTTGCGTCTGCTCCGTGAATCTATCGAATGGGTAGAAGAGGGTTAA
- the truB gene encoding tRNA pseudouridine(55) synthase TruB, protein MSKPYHSGFLFVYKPPGITSSDLVLKTKRILGQKSVGHTGTLDRFAEGLLILPCGDYTAFSQVFLGKDKSYYGEVVVGFKTDSGDPEGVVEVDDRENFLPRFVSEFPKERLLAELGQLTQLTSQKAPKISALKVGGKRQSDLVREGSPVEEKERPISIYKVEDIQLTEFGFSFRIHVSSGTYIRKIVLDLSEKWGIPLSLGKLVRESIGEYDLNGVKTLDQISNQDLRNWKEVFPLPTRVVDEVEKKTVIHGGYIWDKLPKPVENGFYVVDADEKTILAWCDYEGKPDHIPYRYRKVFFDPSAKIMFSK, encoded by the coding sequence ATGTCTAAACCCTACCATTCTGGATTTTTATTTGTCTACAAACCACCAGGGATCACAAGTTCTGATTTGGTTTTGAAAACCAAACGGATCTTAGGTCAAAAGTCTGTTGGCCATACGGGAACCCTTGACCGGTTTGCCGAAGGCCTACTCATTTTGCCTTGTGGAGATTACACTGCCTTCTCCCAAGTGTTTCTCGGAAAAGATAAGTCTTACTACGGTGAAGTAGTGGTGGGATTCAAAACCGATTCCGGGGATCCAGAGGGAGTGGTGGAAGTGGACGATAGGGAAAACTTCCTTCCTCGTTTTGTTTCCGAATTTCCAAAAGAACGATTGCTCGCGGAACTGGGACAACTCACGCAACTCACTTCCCAAAAAGCACCGAAAATTTCGGCTCTGAAAGTCGGAGGGAAACGCCAGTCCGATCTCGTTCGGGAAGGTTCTCCTGTGGAAGAAAAGGAAAGACCAATTTCGATTTACAAAGTGGAAGACATCCAACTGACAGAGTTTGGATTTTCCTTCCGTATCCATGTAAGTTCGGGAACCTACATCCGTAAAATCGTCCTCGACCTTTCGGAGAAGTGGGGGATTCCCCTTTCTCTGGGAAAACTCGTAAGGGAATCCATTGGCGAATACGATTTGAACGGAGTGAAAACTCTGGACCAAATTTCTAACCAAGACCTCAGAAATTGGAAAGAAGTGTTTCCACTTCCCACTCGCGTTGTGGACGAGGTGGAAAAAAAAACTGTCATCCACGGGGGATACATCTGGGACAAACTCCCAAAGCCTGTGGAAAACGGGTTTTATGTTGTGGACGCGGACGAAAAAACCATCCTTGCTTGGTGCGATTACGAAGGGAAACCGGACCACATTCCCTACCGGTACAGAAAAGTATTTTTTGACCCTTCCGCAAAAATTATGTTTTCTAAATGA